One window of Catharus ustulatus isolate bCatUst1 chromosome 3, bCatUst1.pri.v2, whole genome shotgun sequence genomic DNA carries:
- the LOC116993628 gene encoding protein scribble homolog, translating to MLKDSIKWLPKSPKLYSGHNWSSQGSRWASLKGKEGLQGGSLYKFSSANGKWREGRISPEQEAEELEDPDDEPISKFSGSLFGSNDNMRDQRNARATLQEKHKLAVKGKTLPGCNPKVQPPVSAAGSFPSESGRAAQELRVLDVPQPPLKVTITVCSQMGSLGISIAGGKGSSSCKESDEGILIARLPKDGPPDLAGVQAGDRVAEATFVSEPAALDAGSREASPKGSPFPTANHVITIPRIILTRPSTSDEDADQLPPDPDDFEPEEPDSAGGHAYSDCLSSAFYPP from the exons GACTCTATTAAGTGGCTTCCCAAGTCTCCTAAACTGTACAGTGGCCATAACTGGAGCTCCCAGGGCTCTCGCTGGGCTTCgttgaaaggaaaggaaggttTGCAGGGTGGTAGCCTGTACAAATTCAGCTCTGCTAATGGCaaatggagagaaggaaggatcAGTCCTGAGCAAGAAGCAGAAGAGCTCGAGGATCCTGATGAT GAACCTATTTCCAAGTTTTCCGGCAGCCTTTTTGGTAGCAACGACAACATGAGAGATCAAAGAAATGCCAGAGCAACTCTTCAAGAAAAGCACAAGCTGGCAGTGAAAGGGAAGACTCTGCCAGGATGTAACCCCAAGGTGCAGCCCCCTGtgtcagcagcaggcagcttcCCCAGCGAGAGCGGCCGGGCCGCGCAGGAGCTGCGGGTGCTGGATGTGCCGCAGCCCCCGCTGAAG GTAACCATTACTGTGTGCAGTCAAATGGGGAGTCTTGGTATTAGCATTGCTGGTGGAAAGGGCTCATCTTCATGTAAAGAAAGTGATGAG GGGATCCTGATTGCACGGCTGCCAAAAGATGGTCCACCAGACTTGGCTGGGGTACAAGCAGGAGACAGAGTGGCTGAG gcaaCCTTTGTTTCAGAGCCTGCTGCCCTTGATGCTGGTTCTCGTGAAGCTTCCCCCAAGGGCAGCCCCTTCCCGACAGCCAACCATGTCATAACA ATACCTCGGATAATCCTCACACGCCCCTCCACTTCAGATGAAGATGCCGACCAACTGCCCCCAGACCCGGATGACTTTGAGCCCGAGGAGCCTGACAGCGCAGGAGGCCATGCCTATTCAGACTGTCTGAGCAGTGCTTTTTATCCTCCCTAA